Proteins encoded together in one Terriglobus saanensis SP1PR4 window:
- a CDS encoding arginine--tRNA ligase: protein MYRTQQQKILTHLVTVLETKYGVTLAQIAAEQPPKTELGEVALPVAFELAKRLKKAPRVIAQELADEMRGVEGIASVDIAGAGYLNLKFDRASLVRAMAVGQHADVGGLGFRLVEHTSINPNKAAHVGHLRNAILGDTFQRLLRKDDFKNGYGVGVQNYIDNTGVQVADVVVGLTHLEGKSLADVRSLLIDLKAKGQRIDYYLWDLYARVSRWYTEDPADIGARKELRLATLHLIEEGGNDTAIIADIVATAVIERHLETMQRLDIEYDFLPRESEILHLHFWDAARALMIEKGVLYEETEGKNKGCWVMRRPGTEQTEGTDDDAKVIVRSNGTVTYVGKDIAYHLWKFGLLPGKDFGYAKFHEYPTHTCWISTVHGENPHPTFGKADWIYNVIDSRQNDPQANVMEALRGMGYEDAANRYTHLNYAMVALTPRCAIDLGYEVSEEDRAKPYLEVSGRKGFGVKADDLLDRLIEAAKAEVDKRHPDRDPVERETAATQIAVGALRYFMLKFTRNTVIAFDLRDALSFEGETGPYVQYAIVRAGNILRKAGVEQDASLDVLADVDVAAQIDGDENNSVWEIWLMASRLTTVIEAAIVAAEPALLARYAFQLAQAFNNFYHRHQVLSETDLARKTVLLATAAVARREMIRALRFMGMDAPSFM, encoded by the coding sequence ATGTATCGCACACAGCAACAAAAGATCCTGACCCATCTGGTTACCGTATTGGAGACGAAGTACGGCGTGACGCTCGCGCAGATCGCGGCGGAGCAGCCGCCCAAGACGGAACTGGGTGAGGTCGCTTTGCCTGTGGCGTTTGAGCTGGCAAAGCGTTTGAAGAAGGCGCCGCGCGTGATTGCGCAGGAGCTTGCCGACGAGATGCGCGGTGTCGAAGGCATCGCCTCGGTAGACATCGCGGGTGCGGGCTATCTCAATTTGAAGTTCGACCGTGCGTCTCTCGTGCGCGCGATGGCCGTAGGCCAGCATGCCGACGTCGGCGGATTGGGATTTCGGTTGGTGGAGCATACCAGCATCAATCCCAATAAGGCGGCGCACGTCGGTCACCTGCGCAACGCGATTCTTGGAGATACCTTCCAACGCCTGCTGCGGAAGGACGACTTCAAGAACGGCTATGGCGTGGGTGTTCAGAACTACATCGACAACACCGGCGTTCAGGTGGCCGATGTGGTGGTGGGTCTGACGCATCTGGAAGGAAAGTCTCTGGCGGATGTGCGCTCTCTGCTCATAGATCTCAAGGCAAAAGGGCAGCGCATCGACTACTACCTCTGGGACCTGTACGCGCGCGTTTCTCGCTGGTACACGGAGGATCCGGCGGACATTGGCGCACGCAAGGAGCTTCGTCTGGCGACGCTGCACTTGATCGAAGAGGGCGGAAACGATACAGCGATCATCGCGGACATTGTTGCGACTGCCGTCATCGAACGGCACCTCGAGACGATGCAGCGATTGGATATCGAGTACGACTTTCTTCCGCGCGAGAGCGAGATCCTGCACCTGCACTTCTGGGACGCGGCACGTGCCCTCATGATCGAAAAGGGCGTTCTCTATGAAGAGACCGAGGGTAAGAACAAGGGCTGCTGGGTGATGCGGCGTCCGGGAACGGAGCAGACCGAAGGCACAGACGACGACGCCAAGGTGATCGTCCGTTCCAACGGTACGGTGACGTACGTCGGCAAGGATATCGCCTATCATCTCTGGAAGTTCGGTCTTCTTCCAGGGAAGGATTTTGGCTACGCGAAGTTCCACGAGTACCCCACGCATACCTGCTGGATCTCGACGGTGCATGGAGAAAACCCGCATCCCACCTTTGGCAAAGCGGACTGGATCTACAATGTGATCGACTCACGGCAGAATGATCCGCAGGCCAATGTGATGGAAGCACTGCGTGGCATGGGCTATGAAGACGCCGCGAATCGTTACACGCATTTGAACTACGCCATGGTGGCGCTGACGCCGCGCTGCGCGATCGATCTTGGATATGAAGTGAGCGAAGAAGACCGCGCCAAGCCGTATCTCGAAGTCAGCGGACGCAAAGGCTTTGGTGTGAAGGCGGATGACCTGCTGGATCGACTCATCGAGGCGGCGAAGGCTGAAGTGGATAAGCGGCATCCAGATCGCGATCCTGTCGAACGCGAAACTGCGGCAACGCAGATCGCTGTCGGCGCACTGCGTTATTTCATGTTGAAGTTCACACGGAATACGGTCATCGCGTTCGATCTGCGGGATGCCTTGAGCTTTGAAGGCGAAACCGGACCTTACGTACAGTACGCCATCGTGCGTGCGGGTAATATTCTGCGCAAGGCCGGAGTGGAGCAGGATGCGTCGCTGGACGTTTTGGCTGATGTCGATGTCGCAGCACAGATCGACGGCGATGAAAACAATAGCGTGTGGGAGATTTGGCTAATGGCGTCCCGCCTGACGACGGTGATCGAAGCGGCCATCGTGGCGGCTGAGCCAGCCTTACTGGCACGGTATGCGTTTCAGTTGGCCCAGGCCTTCAACAACTTCTATCACCGGCATCAAGTGTTATCCGAGACAGATCTCGCTCGCAAGACCGTCCTGTTGGCCACCGCTGCGGTTGCGCGGCGTGAGATGATCCGGGCACTTCGATTTATGGGGATGGACGCGCCCTCGTTTATGTAG
- a CDS encoding leucyl aminopeptidase: MITRIAFQDAATFASPLLTVFAVDIAIGKDATPLPTLLTTSDTISDAAAAFLTGGEFKASAGETLLLHAPSGLKCERLLIVGLGKSKLLSPNQVRIGAGTAIRTAKLKSIRNCAIAFPEDRSLSDEALEDLPCSLTTRALVEGAYIADFDPDTYSTDRKDKSMDVLSVVSSTPERSTQLEIQEGFAEGNILGTSIAFTQALVNEPGNVLTPTVLGERALAMCTEFGIQCKVYSTAKLKELGMGAFLGVTQGSAEPPALIVMTYEPAKPPADGTPVFGLVGKGITFDTGGISIKGADGMEKMKYDMAGAAAMIGAMRAIAQLKPAARVISVVCSAENMPSGTAYKPGDVLTAMSGKTIEVMNTDAEGRLVLADGLHYAKQLGATQLIDAATLTGACVVALGVNNSGLFSNDEATCEAFQTAMRRAGESFWRLPCTDDYKEYIKSSIADIMNTGMNRWGGAISGAMFLKEFVGDTPWIHLDIAGMAWVENQRSYIAKGPSGVAVRSIVEWVHELTPKP; encoded by the coding sequence ATGATTACCCGGATCGCTTTTCAGGACGCCGCCACGTTTGCCTCCCCCCTGCTGACCGTCTTCGCCGTCGATATTGCCATTGGTAAAGACGCAACGCCGCTTCCGACCCTGCTCACCACCTCCGACACGATCAGCGATGCCGCCGCCGCCTTCCTGACCGGAGGCGAGTTCAAGGCTTCGGCTGGGGAAACACTCCTGCTCCATGCCCCCTCCGGCCTCAAATGTGAACGCCTGTTAATCGTAGGCCTTGGCAAGTCCAAGCTTCTTTCGCCGAATCAGGTGCGCATCGGCGCCGGAACGGCCATCCGTACGGCAAAGCTGAAGAGCATCCGGAACTGCGCGATCGCCTTCCCCGAAGACCGCTCCCTCTCCGACGAGGCGCTCGAAGATCTTCCCTGCTCCCTGACGACCCGCGCGCTCGTCGAAGGCGCTTATATCGCGGACTTCGATCCGGACACCTACAGCACGGACCGCAAAGACAAGAGCATGGATGTGCTTTCTGTCGTCTCGTCTACCCCGGAGCGAAGCACTCAGTTGGAGATTCAGGAGGGCTTTGCTGAAGGAAACATCCTCGGTACATCCATCGCCTTTACCCAGGCTCTTGTAAACGAACCTGGAAACGTCCTCACGCCGACCGTCCTCGGAGAACGTGCGCTGGCCATGTGTACAGAGTTCGGCATCCAGTGCAAGGTCTACAGCACTGCCAAACTGAAAGAACTTGGCATGGGTGCCTTCCTCGGCGTGACCCAGGGCTCCGCGGAACCCCCTGCCCTCATCGTGATGACCTACGAACCCGCCAAGCCTCCTGCAGACGGCACCCCTGTCTTCGGTCTCGTCGGCAAAGGCATTACCTTCGACACCGGCGGCATTTCGATCAAGGGCGCCGACGGTATGGAGAAGATGAAGTACGACATGGCTGGAGCAGCGGCCATGATCGGCGCCATGCGCGCCATCGCTCAGCTGAAGCCCGCTGCGCGCGTGATCTCCGTAGTCTGTTCCGCCGAAAATATGCCCAGCGGCACGGCCTACAAACCGGGCGACGTGCTCACCGCCATGTCCGGCAAGACCATCGAAGTCATGAACACGGATGCGGAGGGACGCCTCGTCCTCGCCGACGGTCTGCACTATGCGAAACAACTTGGAGCCACCCAGCTCATCGACGCCGCCACACTGACCGGCGCGTGCGTGGTAGCGCTTGGGGTCAACAACTCGGGCCTCTTTTCCAACGACGAGGCGACCTGCGAGGCCTTTCAGACGGCGATGCGCCGTGCAGGAGAATCCTTCTGGCGGCTTCCCTGCACCGACGACTACAAGGAGTACATCAAGTCGTCCATCGCCGACATCATGAACACAGGGATGAATCGCTGGGGCGGAGCCATATCAGGCGCAATGTTCCTCAAGGAGTTCGTCGGCGATACTCCCTGGATCCACCTCGACATTGCAGGCATGGCCTGGGTAGAAAACCAGCGCTCGTACATCGCCAAAGGACCTTCAGGCGTAGCGGTGCGCAGTATTGTGGAATGGGTCCACGAACTTACACCGAAGCCGTAG
- the smpB gene encoding SsrA-binding protein SmpB, translated as MARPTAIPTTSAPPRKTGPRDPIAVGDRDAAINRSASHNYFLLDKFECGVALQGTEVKSIREGKANLKDAYGLLKDGEAFLLNAHIGPFSHGNLMNHDATRTRRLLLHKQELRKLEVKTNQKGFTLIPTRLYFRGGKVKCELALAKGKQDWDKRESERKREVDKETRSAIARSQRA; from the coding sequence ATGGCCCGTCCCACCGCCATTCCGACAACCTCCGCGCCCCCCAGAAAGACAGGTCCGCGCGACCCCATTGCCGTTGGCGACCGGGATGCTGCCATCAATCGTTCGGCCAGTCATAACTACTTTCTCCTGGATAAATTCGAATGCGGTGTTGCCTTGCAGGGCACCGAGGTCAAATCCATTCGTGAAGGCAAAGCCAACCTCAAGGACGCCTACGGCCTCCTGAAGGACGGCGAGGCTTTTCTTCTGAACGCGCACATTGGACCTTTCTCTCATGGCAACCTGATGAATCACGACGCCACACGCACGCGCCGTCTCCTTCTTCATAAACAGGAGTTGCGCAAGCTTGAGGTTAAGACGAACCAGAAGGGATTTACTCTCATCCCAACTCGTCTTTATTTTCGTGGCGGAAAGGTCAAATGCGAACTCGCCCTCGCCAAGGGTAAACAGGACTGGGACAAGCGTGAGTCCGAACGGAAACGGGAAGTAGATAAAGAAACGCGCTCCGCCATCGCACGCAGTCAGAGAGCTTAA
- a CDS encoding cohesin domain-containing protein — protein sequence MAGIFCVLSQSAKAQSASTWNKRGLAAEQREDYDAAFEAYRQARLLKPGDLNYKTHFERMRFQAAAAHVDRGRVLRQNGDVNAALAEFQRAIAIDGGNQAAQQEIVITQQQISSTPTALDAPAVIPAAPSSISAGPIELQPVSTDPITLHSVEDTKNIYQAIGKLAGLNVIFDPDYTSKRIQVDLNNVGLSDALRIVGVMSGTFWKPVTGNTIFVAQNTRTKRTDLDTMAVQTFYLTNAAQQNDANEVLTALRNVMDQNVKVFLVPSQNAIVMRATPDQLLLAQELMNNLDRAKAEVVVDVAVLEVNKDHMTNLGIQLPGSFSITPQTSNATTTTSTTTTTTTTTSLTLNNLAHLNGTNFAVSIGSAALAATLSDSDTRVLQNPRLRSTDGQRAQLKIGQRIPVATGSYNSGVSTGVASVGVQTQFQYIDIGVQIDLTPTVHQNHEISLKMKIEVSTHANDETISGVVEPVIGQRISEQVIQLKEGEPSILSGILTKTESDSLGGTPGLSQIPLLGRIFSNKTRDRASTEIVFVLVPHIVRESVLTRMNTRPIDTGTGQGIELRREVVVAPVSADVSTPVRPTVPPMTASAAAAALIGANPGSAADAANAAQKAANDAIVAKNATGSGAPVNFTVTPATGVQAVGSTFQLAVVANNANDLYSVPLQVQFNPQVLQLVNVDSGELMGRDGQAVAVVHRDEGNGVVTISASRPPGVKGVNGQGSVAVLTFKAMTSGDSNVALTKVGAKNSGQGNLPAVGSQAVVHVK from the coding sequence TTGGCAGGCATCTTCTGCGTCCTGTCGCAGAGCGCGAAGGCGCAGTCGGCATCCACCTGGAACAAGCGCGGTCTGGCGGCGGAGCAACGCGAAGACTACGATGCCGCTTTTGAGGCTTATCGTCAGGCGCGGCTGCTGAAGCCGGGCGACCTTAATTATAAAACCCACTTTGAGCGCATGCGCTTCCAGGCGGCTGCCGCTCATGTGGATCGCGGACGTGTCCTGCGGCAGAACGGTGATGTGAATGCTGCGTTAGCAGAGTTCCAGCGGGCAATCGCCATTGATGGCGGAAACCAAGCGGCGCAACAGGAAATCGTCATCACGCAGCAGCAGATCTCCTCGACGCCCACGGCTTTGGACGCACCGGCTGTCATTCCTGCCGCGCCGTCCTCAATCTCCGCCGGGCCGATTGAACTGCAGCCTGTTTCGACCGATCCGATCACCCTGCACAGCGTTGAAGATACAAAGAATATTTATCAGGCGATTGGAAAGCTGGCGGGTCTGAATGTCATCTTCGATCCGGACTACACCTCCAAAAGAATCCAAGTAGATCTGAATAACGTCGGCCTTTCCGATGCGCTGCGCATCGTCGGTGTAATGTCTGGCACCTTCTGGAAGCCCGTTACGGGAAATACAATCTTTGTTGCGCAGAACACAAGAACCAAGCGCACCGATCTGGACACCATGGCGGTGCAGACCTTTTATCTCACCAATGCCGCACAGCAGAACGATGCGAACGAAGTGCTGACGGCCCTTCGGAACGTCATGGACCAGAATGTTAAAGTCTTCCTGGTTCCGAGCCAAAATGCGATTGTGATGCGCGCTACGCCGGACCAACTCCTTCTCGCGCAGGAGTTGATGAATAACCTTGATCGTGCCAAGGCCGAAGTGGTGGTGGATGTCGCGGTGTTGGAAGTAAACAAAGATCACATGACCAATCTGGGAATTCAACTGCCGGGAAGTTTCAGCATTACTCCGCAGACCTCCAATGCGACCACGACGACAAGTACAACGACGACCACTACAACGACGACAAGTCTCACGCTGAATAATCTCGCTCATCTCAACGGAACAAATTTTGCCGTTTCCATCGGTTCCGCTGCGCTGGCGGCCACCTTGTCGGACAGTGACACACGCGTTCTACAGAATCCTCGGCTCCGATCGACCGATGGTCAGCGCGCGCAGTTGAAGATTGGACAGAGGATTCCGGTAGCCACGGGGTCGTATAACTCCGGTGTGTCCACGGGTGTTGCCAGCGTTGGCGTACAGACGCAGTTTCAATATATTGATATCGGCGTCCAGATCGACTTGACACCTACTGTCCATCAGAATCATGAGATCAGCCTCAAAATGAAAATTGAGGTTTCGACCCATGCGAACGATGAGACGATTTCAGGCGTGGTGGAACCGGTCATCGGACAGCGCATCAGCGAGCAGGTGATTCAACTAAAAGAAGGTGAGCCTTCTATTCTTTCTGGCATTCTTACCAAGACTGAATCAGACAGCCTTGGTGGAACGCCAGGCTTGAGTCAGATTCCTCTACTCGGAAGAATCTTTTCCAATAAAACTCGCGATCGTGCAAGTACCGAGATCGTCTTTGTCCTTGTGCCGCATATTGTGCGTGAGTCCGTTCTGACCAGAATGAATACCCGACCCATTGATACGGGAACGGGCCAGGGCATCGAGTTGCGACGTGAGGTCGTTGTTGCCCCTGTGAGCGCAGATGTGTCGACACCCGTGCGACCAACTGTTCCGCCCATGACAGCCTCTGCGGCCGCAGCCGCGCTGATCGGAGCTAATCCCGGAAGCGCCGCGGATGCCGCGAATGCGGCGCAGAAAGCCGCGAATGACGCCATAGTTGCGAAGAACGCCACAGGGAGCGGTGCGCCGGTCAACTTTACGGTGACACCGGCCACTGGTGTGCAAGCCGTCGGTAGTACCTTCCAGCTGGCCGTCGTCGCGAATAATGCGAACGATCTGTACTCTGTCCCGTTACAGGTGCAGTTCAATCCACAGGTCCTCCAGCTTGTGAACGTGGATTCGGGGGAATTGATGGGACGTGATGGGCAAGCCGTGGCAGTGGTGCATCGTGATGAAGGTAATGGCGTGGTCACGATCTCCGCGTCGCGTCCACCCGGTGTGAAGGGTGTCAATGGCCAGGGATCGGTTGCGGTGCTCACCTTCAAGGCGATGACCTCGGGTGACTCGAACGTGGCCCTGACCAAAGTGGGAGCGAAGAACAGCGGTCAGGGGAATCTCCCTGCGGTCGGATCGCAGGCTGTGGTGCATGTGAAGTAG
- a CDS encoding type II secretion system protein: protein MKGQPNSIRNREAGLTLVELIVVVTILAILATAAVPVSRWQLKRQKEKELRADLWRMRDAIDHYKDAAERGAFQTKADSYNYPPDLQTLVDGVDVQLKKVKFLRAIPIDPMTGQADWSLRAMKDDPDSDSWSGENVFDVHSHSQGTALDGTKYSTW, encoded by the coding sequence ATGAAAGGGCAACCCAATTCGATCAGGAACCGCGAAGCCGGCCTGACGCTCGTCGAACTGATCGTCGTCGTCACGATCCTGGCGATCCTGGCGACGGCGGCGGTTCCAGTGTCACGCTGGCAGTTGAAGCGTCAGAAGGAAAAGGAGCTTCGCGCAGATCTATGGCGCATGCGCGACGCGATCGACCATTACAAGGACGCGGCCGAACGGGGAGCATTTCAGACGAAGGCAGACAGCTATAACTATCCTCCCGATCTTCAAACTCTTGTGGACGGTGTGGATGTGCAACTCAAGAAGGTAAAGTTTTTGCGGGCGATTCCGATTGATCCAATGACGGGGCAGGCCGACTGGAGTCTGCGCGCCATGAAGGACGATCCAGATTCAGATAGTTGGAGTGGAGAGAATGTCTTCGACGTCCACTCCCACAGCCAGGGAACAGCGTTAGACGGGACGAAGTACTCGACATGGTAA
- a CDS encoding type II secretion system protein, with protein sequence MVKRRKSEAGFTLLELMVVMIIIGVLAAIAIPAYLTQIKRAKEAVLREDLHVMRQAIDQYTVDKQKAPQSLDDLVQTGYMKTLPTDPLTNRADTWVTEQSDSYSSVDQTESGGMNNVRSGAGGLATDGSIYSSW encoded by the coding sequence ATGGTAAAGCGACGCAAATCCGAGGCGGGCTTCACTCTGCTGGAACTCATGGTGGTGATGATCATCATCGGCGTTCTGGCGGCGATTGCGATTCCTGCGTATCTGACGCAGATCAAGCGTGCGAAGGAAGCCGTTTTGCGCGAAGATCTCCACGTCATGCGGCAAGCCATCGATCAGTACACCGTGGACAAGCAGAAGGCACCGCAGTCGCTTGACGATCTGGTGCAGACCGGCTACATGAAGACGCTTCCTACCGACCCGCTGACCAATCGAGCGGATACCTGGGTCACGGAACAGAGCGACTCGTACAGCAGCGTCGACCAGACCGAAAGCGGCGGCATGAACAACGTCCGCAGCGGTGCCGGAGGGCTCGCGACCGATGGCTCTATCTACTCGTCATGGTAG
- a CDS encoding Urocanase, giving the protein MVVDQASVLRAFVAICAVQTNWAGKIVLVHALDEKGAAIAMAATMAGAVTLAIEGDPERARAALRAGCCDFVVSTLDEALRTMKNEVRKGVALSVGLVGEDALLMQEIRERGVVPDFDAERTPLTESGFEILSFVAANLNERRAFDADLLQTADPVQARWLTAAPKFFPRDLKRSYWTA; this is encoded by the coding sequence ATGGTAGTAGACCAGGCTTCGGTGCTGCGCGCTTTTGTAGCGATCTGCGCCGTGCAAACAAACTGGGCAGGCAAGATCGTTCTGGTTCATGCTTTGGATGAGAAGGGTGCGGCCATCGCGATGGCCGCGACTATGGCAGGGGCCGTAACCCTTGCCATCGAAGGCGATCCCGAGCGTGCGCGTGCAGCCCTGCGTGCAGGCTGCTGCGACTTTGTCGTCAGCACACTTGATGAGGCGCTGCGAACGATGAAAAACGAGGTACGCAAGGGAGTGGCATTGAGCGTGGGCCTAGTGGGTGAAGATGCGCTTTTAATGCAAGAGATTCGCGAACGAGGTGTAGTTCCTGACTTCGATGCGGAGCGGACGCCGCTGACCGAATCTGGATTCGAGATATTGAGCTTTGTTGCCGCAAATCTGAACGAGCGGCGTGCATTCGACGCGGACCTCTTACAGACGGCAGATCCTGTACAAGCACGTTGGTTGACTGCCGCGCCGAAGTTCTTCCCGCGCGACTTAAAGCGTTCGTACTGGACGGCCTAA
- a CDS encoding DUF3311 domain-containing protein, whose product MASKHESRWNPWLLLLVLPFVGLCFPQLYNRETPTLWGIPFFYAYQFVWVFLATLLLGIVYFKTKES is encoded by the coding sequence ATGGCGTCCAAGCACGAATCTCGATGGAATCCGTGGCTGCTTCTGCTGGTGCTTCCTTTCGTGGGATTATGCTTTCCGCAGCTCTACAATCGCGAGACGCCTACCCTCTGGGGCATTCCATTTTTCTACGCGTATCAGTTTGTATGGGTCTTTCTGGCTACCCTCTTGCTGGGTATCGTCTACTTCAAGACAAAAGAGTCTTAG
- the mazG gene encoding nucleoside triphosphate pyrophosphohydrolase — translation MAETTKKAEAEQANFDRAVAIMRRLRGPDGCPWDREQTFDSIKPYTLEETYEVFDAIERRAWPDLKDELGDLILQVLFYSQMAEEAGHFGIQDVLENLNAKLVRRHPHVFGDAQAEDSAAVLRTWEKVKATEKKDRAGGRLDDIPRTMPALLEAAKIGSRASKIGFDWQHASELFTKLDEERDELRAEVDADPRNQEAIADEFGDLLFVAVNLARHLKVSPEDALRGSNAKFRRRFAAMEHFAGGPEALALLPTSEMEELWLRAKQEERGKEV, via the coding sequence ATGGCGGAAACCACCAAAAAAGCGGAAGCAGAACAGGCAAACTTCGATCGTGCCGTTGCGATCATGCGCCGGTTGCGGGGGCCGGACGGATGTCCCTGGGACCGCGAACAGACCTTCGATTCCATCAAACCCTACACGCTCGAAGAGACCTACGAGGTTTTCGATGCGATCGAGCGGCGCGCCTGGCCTGATCTCAAAGACGAACTTGGAGATCTTATCCTGCAGGTGCTCTTTTATTCGCAGATGGCCGAGGAAGCGGGACACTTCGGTATCCAGGATGTCTTAGAGAATCTCAATGCAAAGCTCGTTCGCCGCCATCCCCATGTTTTCGGCGACGCGCAGGCGGAAGATTCTGCTGCCGTTCTTCGCACCTGGGAGAAGGTCAAAGCCACAGAGAAGAAAGACCGCGCAGGTGGTCGCCTGGATGATATTCCGCGCACGATGCCCGCTCTGCTTGAGGCGGCAAAGATCGGTTCGCGCGCCTCCAAAATTGGTTTCGACTGGCAGCATGCTTCGGAGCTATTTACCAAACTGGATGAGGAGCGCGACGAACTGAGAGCAGAGGTTGACGCCGACCCTCGCAACCAGGAAGCCATCGCCGATGAGTTTGGCGATCTGCTCTTCGTGGCGGTGAATCTCGCGCGGCATCTCAAGGTCTCTCCGGAGGACGCCCTGCGTGGATCAAACGCTAAGTTCCGCAGACGGTTTGCGGCAATGGAGCACTTTGCGGGAGGGCCGGAGGCGCTAGCTCTGCTCCCGACGAGCGAGATGGAAGAGCTTTGGCTTCGGGCCAAGCAAGAGGAACGGGGAAAAGAAGTATGA
- a CDS encoding GNAT family N-acetyltransferase, translating into MNQEKNAEKQIEIRPLHDLASFDRCVELQLAIWNYSEGDLIPRRVFLVAERIGGQVLGAFDDDMMIGFTVGLPGYRNGHAYLHSHMLGVLPEYRNYGIGRRLKLAQREEALARGFDLIEWTFDPLEIKNAYLNITRLGAISRRYKDDFYGPSSSPLQGGLPTDRLYAEWWLRSKRVEGALAGQSVLQEADEIVTVPAEIYAWKASEAGRDQARETQTRNRDALKKAFSEGLSVVGYDRDPDGGGHFRIARWNEDLQY; encoded by the coding sequence ATGAACCAGGAAAAGAATGCTGAGAAACAGATCGAGATCAGGCCACTGCATGACCTAGCCAGCTTTGACCGATGCGTCGAACTGCAGCTCGCCATCTGGAACTATTCTGAGGGCGACCTGATTCCGCGGCGTGTGTTCCTTGTGGCAGAGCGCATCGGAGGCCAGGTTCTGGGGGCCTTCGATGACGATATGATGATCGGCTTCACTGTGGGCCTCCCAGGCTATCGCAATGGGCATGCCTATCTTCACTCGCACATGTTGGGCGTGCTTCCTGAGTACAGAAATTACGGGATCGGACGACGCCTCAAGCTGGCGCAGCGCGAAGAAGCGCTGGCGCGCGGCTTCGACCTGATTGAGTGGACCTTCGATCCTCTGGAGATTAAGAATGCGTATCTAAACATCACGCGGCTCGGAGCGATCAGCCGCAGGTATAAGGATGACTTCTACGGCCCCTCCTCCTCGCCCCTGCAGGGCGGACTTCCGACAGATCGCTTGTACGCGGAGTGGTGGTTACGCTCGAAGCGTGTGGAGGGTGCTTTGGCAGGTCAGTCTGTTTTGCAGGAGGCCGATGAAATCGTAACCGTGCCCGCAGAGATCTACGCGTGGAAGGCTTCGGAGGCTGGACGCGATCAAGCGCGCGAAACCCAGACGCGAAACCGGGATGCTCTAAAAAAAGCCTTTTCCGAGGGGCTTTCCGTGGTGGGGTATGACCGTGATCCCGACGGCGGGGGGCATTTCCGCATTGCTCGATGGAACGAAGATCTGCAGTACTAA
- the menC gene encoding o-succinylbenzoate synthase: MKIDAIVMREVQMPLEHPFETSFGQTTERRILLVELQAEGLTAWGECVAGEHPYFSDEMIDTAWHITRTELAPRLIGTEIKCGRDVPALLKQVRGHRMAKAALENAVWELESQLKKVSLASLLGGTRDKIACGVSIGIQGTLEKQLAKVETEVSAGYQRIKLKCKPGWDAHVFAAVRERWPDILLSCDANSAYRLSDAEHIASWDQFNLLMIEQPLWYDDFYFHATLQKRLKTAICLDECIRNRRDAQAAIELGSGRIINIKVGRVGGFTEAIAVHDICLQHNIPVWCGGMLESGIGRAQNVALSSLPGFTLPGDVSASKRYWKEDIIEPVVTVSATGEIKVPTSVGRGYEVKPERIDALSVRTERVTSQFAE, encoded by the coding sequence ATGAAAATTGATGCGATTGTGATGCGCGAGGTCCAGATGCCTTTGGAGCATCCGTTTGAGACCAGCTTTGGACAGACTACCGAACGCAGGATTCTTTTGGTCGAGCTGCAGGCCGAGGGACTTACCGCCTGGGGCGAGTGTGTCGCAGGCGAACATCCATACTTCTCCGATGAGATGATCGACACTGCCTGGCACATCACGCGCACCGAACTCGCGCCGCGTCTGATTGGAACAGAGATCAAGTGTGGCCGCGATGTTCCAGCGCTTTTGAAACAGGTACGCGGCCATCGTATGGCCAAGGCTGCTCTCGAGAACGCTGTGTGGGAACTCGAATCGCAACTCAAGAAGGTTTCTCTGGCGTCACTTCTCGGTGGAACTCGCGACAAGATCGCGTGCGGTGTGTCCATTGGAATTCAGGGCACCTTGGAAAAGCAGCTCGCGAAGGTTGAAACTGAGGTTTCCGCCGGCTATCAACGGATCAAGCTGAAGTGCAAGCCGGGTTGGGATGCGCACGTATTCGCTGCGGTGCGCGAGCGTTGGCCGGATATCCTCCTCAGCTGCGACGCCAACTCGGCGTATCGCCTCTCCGATGCGGAGCATATCGCAAGCTGGGACCAGTTCAACCTGCTGATGATCGAGCAGCCCCTCTGGTATGACGACTTCTACTTCCATGCCACGTTGCAGAAGCGCCTCAAAACGGCCATCTGTCTGGACGAGTGCATTCGCAACCGTCGTGACGCGCAGGCCGCCATTGAACTGGGCAGCGGCCGCATCATCAACATCAAGGTAGGTCGTGTAGGTGGTTTCACGGAAGCAATCGCCGTGCATGATATTTGCCTGCAACATAACATCCCCGTCTGGTGTGGAGGCATGCTGGAATCCGGTATTGGTCGCGCACAGAACGTCGCGCTCTCCAGCCTCCCTGGCTTCACACTACCCGGAGATGTCTCCGCCTCCAAGCGTTATTGGAAGGAAGACATCATCGAACCTGTGGTCACGGTGAGCGCCACGGGAGAGATCAAAGTTCCGACGTCGGTGGGCCGTGGATATGAGGTCAAGCCGGAGAGGATTGACGCTCTTTCCGTAAGAACGGAACGCGTCACGAGCCAGTTCGCAGAATAA